TTGATAATATTCTTTTTTTAAAAATCCTCCTCGTTCCAGCTTATTATTAGTTTTCATCCAAGCAGGAGGACTCCATACAGTGCCAAATATTTTTTCTACTCCCCTTACCTTGGCTTCATTAAAATACCATAGTTCTCGCATATCCGGTTCATAATTCCATACACCATCATCTGGTTCAATTGTAGCCTTACTATCCCCACATCCTATTTCTGTCCTAAGTATAGATAATCCTATGCCATTATCCCTTGAGTATAGAAGATCCATTACTTCTGTTCTTTGAGGCTCTGACATGCTATAGGTATCTTCTTCATCTTGTGTAATGCCAAATCCATCAATCTCTTGATGGATATCGTTCCAGTCTATAACTACATTAGAGCATGCCTCTGCATTCATCAAAGGTACAATGGCTGTAGCAATAAATATTGCCATTAGTATATTTGCAATATATACCTTCTTAGAACGTGATTTCATGAATTACTACCTCCTTATACTTTTTTCGGCCTTCACATTTTTTTAAGACGTTCCAACATTAATCTCCTAGTCTATTCATGCTCATTATAATCCAGACTATATATTTTATCCTTATCCACCCCATCTACTAATGCATTTTGAATATCATTTGATATTATACAAAAGCAAGCTATAAAGATACAAAAATATTACATCAATATAGCTTGCTTTTTACTACATAAACTCTGATATTTACTGCTTATAGCATCGATATTCTATTATTATTTTTTTCCACTTGCTATCCAAGCATCTAATTGGTTTTGCTTTTCTTGTATAATCTTATCCACACCAGCATCTTTAAACGCATTTATATATTTAGGTAGATATTTGTCCGGATCTAGCATACCACTCTCTAATCCTGCATCATAATCTTGAGCTACAATATTAAGTATATTAATAATCTATTGAACTCCCTTTTACTAAAAATGTTGTTACACTTTTCTCACCTAGTTGAACTGTAAATTCTTCATTTTTGATCAATTTCATTGGCTGCCTTTTAAGATTTTTCTCTTGATTCGTTACATAAGATTTAATAATTTTGGGTGAAAACCCTTGCAGATTGAAATCAATATTATATTCTTTATCAGTTTCGTTTATAGCTACTATAATAAGTTCATCAGTTTTAGGATTTTTATATGCCGTTGTATATATCCCCTTAATTGGGTTTTTCGTCGTTTCTATACGAATGTATTCTGGACGTATAAATTTACTATAATTACCTAGTGTATAGAATCTTTTAGATACGATGTACTGATTATTATCTTTATCCATCTTTATTAGCATTTCATTGGTATCTTTATATGAAGCACCTAGCCAGTAGCAAAAAGCATTGGCTTCTGCCGATGACATAAATTTATGAATGGTCTTTGCCCAGCTAAGTCCATCTTCAATATCTGTCTTAAATGGTGTGCCAGTATCTGATGTTTCGGTCAGCCATACTTTTTTTCCCTTAGCATTAGCAACAAAAAAAGGCTTTATTATTCCCCGATAATAATGACCCCCTACTATATCAACCATTGAACAAGCATTAGCACTTTTTAATGCTGGAATAACTACAGACTCATTCCAGTTTATTCCCATCTCACCCGCTATTACTTTTGTTTCTACGTTTTCTCGCTCAAATGTTGGTTTTAAATAATTACCTATAAAATCTTCCATCATGCTACCTGTCCATAAACATGACTGCCATTGGGCAGCATATTCTGGTTCATTTGCAATAGATACAGCATAAATATCCACATCATGATATTGTTTATACCCTTTTACATATTGGGCTAAATAATCAGCATATTTTTGATAACATTCTTTTTTTAAAAATCCTCCCCTTTGAATCCTATTATTAGTTTTCATCCATGCTGGAGGACTCCATACAGTACTGAATATCTTATCAACTCCCCTTTTTTTAGCTTCGTTTATAACCCATAATTCTGCATCATCACCAGAAAAATCCCACACTCCATCTTCAGGTTCGATGGTAGGCATATTTAATCCATTTCCTACTTCACATCTTAGTATTGACAGACCTATACCTTTAGATTGAGAAAACAATAAATCCATAACTTTTTTTCGCTCGCTAAAATCATATAACTCTTTAGCATAAATATCAGCAGCTTGAGATACGCCAAATCCATCTATCTTCTGATGTTCATTGTTCCACTCAATCACAACTCTATTATCTGTACATGCACATGCTGAATTAAACGGTAATGACAATATAACAATCAATATTGCCATAATACATATTATCCACCTGAACACCTTGTATCTTGTATCCATCCATTTTCCCCCTTTAATTTTTAATATTATATATTTATATAAAAATTAACTTGAAATATTAGAAATTTATCATTTATAAAAACAATAGAACTGTTATATCTCCCACTTAAGAACTTACCATCTATATATAATCTTATGAATAGAAGATTTTGTTTTATACATGTTAAACTATATATTTTATTGTTTTTACTATGGGTTTTGAATCATAACAAGAAATTACTATAACTCATTCTATAGAATTTCTATACTCTATAGTCGTAAATCCTGTATATTTTTTAAAAAGCTTACAAAAGTAATTTAAATCTGGTATACAACATTTTCACCAATTTCATATGTTTTATAATCTATATTTACATATATTTATTTTCTGTATATTGTAAAAAATACCGATCTCTATGGGGTAATAATATCCAAGAGATCGGTATTTTTTTATTTTGTTCTATTCTGCTTCCAATTCTTTTTTAGTCTGTTCTATTATCTTACCACTTATATTACCTGGCACCTCTTCATATCTTTCAAATACAAGTTTGAACCATCCCCTGCCTTGGGTCATTGATCTAAGATCTGTAGCATATTTGGTCATCTCTGCTTGGGGGACTTCAGCCTCTACCTTTTGTAACCCGCTCCCCAAGGGGATCATACCCAATATACGTCCTCGTCTCCTATTTAAATCACCTATTATATCACCCATGCATTCATCAGGTACTACTACCTCAGCCTTCATTATAGGTTCTAATAGTACAGGATTTGCCTGCTCTAACTTTCTAAATGCCAAGGATGCAGCTACCTTAAATGCCATCTCAGATGAGTCTACGCTATGATATGACCCATCATACAGAGTAGCTTTTAAACCTATTACAGGATAACCTGCCAAGACGCCCTTTGGCAAACATTCTATAAGACCCTTTTCAACTGCAGGTATATATTGCCTAGGTACTACACCGCCTACTATCTTATCTACAAATTCAAAATCCTTTGAAGGATCATTTAGTGGTTCAAACTGCATCCATACATGACCATACTGTCCATGTCCACCACTTTGCTTTTTGTGTTTGCCTTCAGCCTTTATGGATTTTCTTATTGTCTCTCTATAGGCCACTTTAGGCTCTTCATATACCAAACCTACACCAAATTTGGTCTTTAGTTTGTTTGCAACGACCTCCAACTGAAGCTCTCCAACACCAGATACCAGTGTTTGACCTGTTTCATTATTCTGTATTACTTTAAATGTAGGATCTTCTTCCATCAAACGATACAATCCTCCAAAGAC
The Xylanivirga thermophila genome window above contains:
- a CDS encoding DUF3502 domain-containing protein, with the protein product MINILNIVAQDYDAGLESGMLDPDKYLPKYINAFKDAGVDKIIQEKQNQLDAWIASGKK
- a CDS encoding glycoside hydrolase family 30 protein codes for the protein MDTRYKVFRWIICIMAILIVILSLPFNSACACTDNRVVIEWNNEHQKIDGFGVSQAADIYAKELYDFSERKKVMDLLFSQSKGIGLSILRCEVGNGLNMPTIEPEDGVWDFSGDDAELWVINEAKKRGVDKIFSTVWSPPAWMKTNNRIQRGGFLKKECYQKYADYLAQYVKGYKQYHDVDIYAVSIANEPEYAAQWQSCLWTGSMMEDFIGNYLKPTFERENVETKVIAGEMGINWNESVVIPALKSANACSMVDIVGGHYYRGIIKPFFVANAKGKKVWLTETSDTGTPFKTDIEDGLSWAKTIHKFMSSAEANAFCYWLGASYKDTNEMLIKMDKDNNQYIVSKRFYTLGNYSKFIRPEYIRIETTKNPIKGIYTTAYKNPKTDELIIVAINETDKEYNIDFNLQGFSPKIIKSYVTNQEKNLKRQPMKLIKNEEFTVQLGEKSVTTFLVKGSSIDY
- a CDS encoding AraC family transcriptional regulator; this encodes MPDLNYFCKLFKKYTGFTTIEYRNSIE